The sequence CACCAAGGACATGCCCAGTCTTCTGGAAGCTCCTCGAAGGGAGTTCCCGGTGGTATTCCGTTATCGGAGTCTCCAATCTCGGGGTCGTAGATGTAACCACAAGGTATACAAATGTACTTTTTCATAATCAGTCCTTTATTCTGTCTTATTGAGAATAATTCTCAA is a genomic window of Balnearium lithotrophicum containing:
- the rd gene encoding rubredoxin, which codes for MKKYICIPCGYIYDPEIGDSDNGIPPGTPFEELPEDWACPWCGAPKEDFEPVEE